A region of Williamwhitmania taraxaci DNA encodes the following proteins:
- a CDS encoding M6 family metalloprotease domain-containing protein has product MRISFILALLFTVAFPTRQADASPAYPKPVQFTQPDGSTITLTLKGDEHAKWAMTTDGYTLMSNAKGYYEYATTDNRGMLKPSGVVAKNSENRSTEDAELLSGISKGLRYSKEQTQMLKSIRSIQNSEATRAFPTTGKRKLICILMGFKDKAFTKTQADFNNLFNQVNYSANGATGSVKDYYLENSYNKFNLTVTVAGPYTASHDMAFYGANDSDDGDVKADTLVVEAVSLANPSINYADYDNDNNDTVDGVYVIYAGYGEEVGAPADAIWAHAWQIPTTKPATTYDGKTIKDYSCSAELSGNSGSTMTSIGVICHEFGHVLGAPDYYDTDYEKSDGDFYGTGNWDLMAGGSWNNHGITPAHHNAFTKVNIYKWATATELSSSASIEIPASITNDKAFYRIPTTTTNEYYLLENRQQLGFDAKTPGHGLLIYHVDKDVTKHYNNNDINIKAPQLMYPVCASATTNPGTTVSSYGNISSGGCTFPGTSNKNTFSDQTIPSAKSSNGALSGIALTNITENTLTNVVTFNFTKSTTDVKVITASSINCYPSPFSNNLNISSQGPLKSITIYDLTGKIIVYQTATGENIQTVNTSALSNGYYLVKVVDANGIATTIKTVKQ; this is encoded by the coding sequence ATGAGAATCTCCTTTATTTTAGCATTACTATTTACGGTAGCATTTCCAACCCGACAGGCAGATGCCAGTCCAGCCTACCCAAAACCCGTCCAGTTTACTCAACCCGATGGGTCCACAATAACCCTCACGCTTAAAGGTGATGAGCATGCAAAGTGGGCCATGACCACTGACGGCTACACACTAATGTCGAATGCAAAGGGGTACTATGAATATGCCACCACCGATAACCGTGGCATGCTTAAACCATCGGGAGTGGTTGCCAAGAACAGCGAAAACAGGTCAACCGAGGATGCTGAATTACTCTCCGGAATTTCGAAGGGTTTGCGCTACTCAAAAGAGCAAACGCAAATGCTTAAAAGTATCCGTTCGATACAAAATAGTGAAGCAACAAGAGCATTTCCCACAACAGGCAAACGAAAGTTGATATGCATCCTAATGGGATTTAAAGATAAAGCCTTTACGAAAACACAAGCAGATTTCAACAACCTCTTTAACCAAGTAAACTATTCGGCCAACGGAGCTACCGGAAGCGTAAAGGACTACTATCTTGAAAACTCCTACAATAAGTTCAACCTTACAGTAACGGTTGCCGGACCATATACCGCAAGCCACGATATGGCCTTCTACGGAGCAAATGATTCCGACGACGGGGATGTAAAAGCTGACACGCTGGTAGTAGAGGCGGTTAGCCTTGCCAACCCCAGTATTAACTATGCCGATTACGATAATGACAATAATGACACCGTGGACGGGGTTTATGTGATTTATGCCGGGTACGGTGAAGAAGTCGGTGCACCAGCGGATGCAATTTGGGCCCATGCATGGCAAATTCCAACAACAAAACCAGCTACCACATACGATGGAAAAACCATCAAAGACTACTCCTGCTCAGCAGAACTTAGTGGCAATAGTGGATCTACCATGACTTCTATTGGAGTTATATGCCATGAATTTGGCCATGTTCTTGGTGCACCCGACTACTACGATACCGACTACGAAAAATCGGATGGAGATTTTTACGGTACCGGAAATTGGGATTTAATGGCAGGCGGTTCATGGAATAACCATGGTATCACCCCAGCCCACCACAATGCATTTACCAAGGTAAACATATACAAGTGGGCTACAGCGACCGAACTCAGCAGCAGTGCCTCGATAGAGATTCCAGCATCAATAACAAATGATAAAGCCTTTTACCGCATTCCTACTACAACAACCAACGAGTATTATTTATTGGAGAATAGGCAGCAACTGGGCTTTGATGCGAAAACTCCAGGACATGGCCTACTTATCTACCATGTAGACAAGGATGTCACCAAGCACTATAACAACAACGACATCAACATTAAAGCCCCACAATTAATGTATCCTGTTTGTGCATCGGCAACAACTAACCCAGGCACAACAGTATCTTCATATGGCAATATAAGTTCAGGTGGATGCACCTTTCCCGGCACCTCAAACAAGAATACTTTCAGCGACCAAACGATCCCATCAGCAAAGTCAAGCAATGGCGCCCTTTCTGGAATTGCTCTTACCAACATTACTGAAAATACCCTAACCAACGTTGTGACTTTCAATTTCACAAAATCGACTACAGATGTAAAGGTTATCACCGCCTCAAGTATTAATTGCTACCCATCACCTTTCAGCAACAACCTGAACATTAGTAGCCAGGGTCCGTTAAAATCCATCACTATTTACGACCTCACTGGAAAAATCATTGTCTATCAGACGGCAACAGGAGAGAACATTCAAACGGTAAATACATCAGCACTATCCAACGGATACTATTTAGTGAAGGTGGTTGATGCGAATGGAATAGCAACAACAATAAAAACGGTAAAACAATAG
- a CDS encoding formylglycine-generating enzyme family protein, protein MKKILLVVGMFACCFGQSIAQKAPKGFSYIPMGMASVNGALIQVDGFYMGQTEVTNGEYRDFLREISLSGDNSLLDICKPDSAQWLTAFTYSYNAPYVDTYHWHPAFKDYPAVNISSEAAVAYCRWRTEKCGEGNVGGKMVKGVYRLPTEAEWVRAARGDHHQWVYTWGDPKGKRDYDKYLRNKKGEFECNFLSNSLEFKTMDTVNIGKKKQANSVLDNYLVTGKVNSYRANLYGIYCMCGNVGEMVGSGALTKGGSFSSSAYSVKIDTPAELFSKPSPSVGFRMVFIPNL, encoded by the coding sequence ATGAAAAAGATACTTCTTGTTGTTGGAATGTTTGCTTGTTGTTTCGGCCAATCAATAGCCCAAAAAGCACCCAAGGGCTTCTCTTACATTCCTATGGGAATGGCTTCTGTTAACGGTGCTTTGATTCAGGTTGATGGCTTCTATATGGGACAAACCGAGGTTACTAATGGCGAATACCGTGATTTTTTGCGGGAGATAAGCCTGTCTGGGGATAACTCGCTGTTGGATATCTGCAAGCCTGATAGTGCACAGTGGCTTACAGCGTTTACCTATAGCTATAATGCACCTTATGTGGATACCTACCACTGGCATCCAGCTTTTAAGGATTATCCAGCTGTAAATATTTCGAGCGAGGCAGCAGTTGCGTATTGCCGTTGGCGCACAGAGAAATGCGGAGAAGGTAATGTTGGTGGAAAAATGGTAAAGGGTGTTTATCGGTTACCAACTGAAGCTGAATGGGTAAGAGCTGCTAGGGGAGATCATCACCAGTGGGTTTATACATGGGGTGATCCTAAAGGTAAGCGTGATTACGATAAGTATTTGCGAAACAAGAAAGGTGAATTTGAATGCAATTTTCTTTCTAATAGTCTAGAGTTTAAGACTATGGACACTGTTAATATTGGCAAAAAAAAGCAGGCTAATTCTGTTCTCGACAACTACTTGGTTACGGGTAAGGTGAACTCATACCGTGCAAATCTGTATGGAATCTATTGTATGTGTGGCAACGTAGGGGAGATGGTGGGCAGTGGCGCGCTAACCAAGGGTGGTTCCTTCAGTTCGTCAGCTTATAGTGTTAAAATAGATACTCCAGCCGAACTTTTTTCGAAACCTTCACCATCCGTTGGCTTTCGAATGGTATTCATACCGAACTTATAG
- a CDS encoding M6 family metalloprotease domain-containing protein yields MNKLSLLLFLMTFGVLQSTIASPAYPKPIRFIQPDGSTITLTLKGDEHTKWASTTDDYTLMSNPKGYYEYATTDSRGNIIPSGIKAKDKEQRQSEDIKLLSKTSKGLRYSKEQVQMLRTIQSIRQKEARRAFPTTGNRKLICILMGFKDKAFTKTQADFNNLFNQVNYSANGATGSVKDYYLENSFNKFNLTVTVAGPYTASQNMAYYGANDSNDNDVKPDVLVTEAVTAADAAVNYADFDNDNDGNVDGVYVIYAGYGEEAGASANAIWAHAWEIPSKTLDGKIISSYSCSAELESNSGSTMTSIGVICHEFGHVLGAPDYYDTNYDTGGQFDGTGDWDLMAGGSWNNNGITPAHHNAYTKVMVYGWANATTLEEGASITMPSSQSNSSAFYRINTTTANEYFLMENRQQTGFNVANPGHGLLIFHVSKDVEAHYSNNDINAKAPQNMYPVCASATSNPGSTAASYGSISSASCPFPGSSNKREYTDASMPSMKSWASANTGKPITNISENTTTGIITFDFNGGYLGNPTGFTATQMSTSQIDLAWTKSENRDVVVAFSLTPNFGSLIDGTTYSQGEAIVGGGTILVFGDASNFPHTGLVNNKTYYYKIWTKLSATPTYSPGVERQATTATGDPNGFTATPIATSQIDLAWTKSENKNVVIAVSPTPAFGTLNNGTTYSQGESIPGGGTIIVAGDATSFSHTGLNSNTTYYYKAWSTLSATPTYSPGTVENATTMCSGTIALPVFEDFEDATLPGCWTIDDHQGNGQIWQFGNIAEGLSGTYAYLNSDDFGGGNSQNADLVTPSITLNGANSITLSFRHYFRFYETGESAQLSYSIDNGTTWVELDKWTASTTNPANYKKIITAISGKPSVKFKWNYTGTYGYYWCVDDIRIAETTAADFIPDFNADLLTVNIGEATIFTNLSNGTITAYAWDFGDGASPATATTAGPHTVTYATAGMKTVALTVNGSVTETKSAYITVVDPNAPAVVVSWDFEDSNLLSDDGITQNSTKTITSNSSGTISYAGGSGGTGTIAISNTGWDNGNNTKAWQTEFSTLGYNNIKISSKQRSSTTGPKEFKLQYKTTGSTWIDVPSSNITVAANFTAGVLTELALPDETGNQSSVTVRWIMRSNLQVGSGDVASSGTSRIDDILVIGKKINANLQYTLTISKIGNGTVSPTEGAKSYDAGTVVSLTATPDQGWKFDKWEIDGTTISTASANVTMTANTAAKATFSLLNGVTEMDYQLKVFPNPFTSSITIESALTINNLIIVDLFGKTLIRDNNIGKSLHTMNLSELFPGSYMIRIEAMDNSFQTIKIIKR; encoded by the coding sequence ATGAACAAACTATCCTTATTACTATTTCTAATGACTTTCGGCGTCCTGCAATCAACCATTGCAAGCCCAGCCTACCCGAAACCGATTCGGTTTATCCAACCCGATGGGAGCACAATCACCCTCACGTTGAAAGGTGATGAGCATACGAAGTGGGCAAGCACAACCGATGACTATACCTTAATGTCCAATCCAAAGGGATATTACGAATACGCAACAACAGATAGCCGTGGCAATATAATCCCTTCAGGGATTAAAGCAAAAGACAAAGAACAGCGACAAAGCGAAGATATCAAATTGCTCTCCAAAACGTCAAAAGGACTTCGTTATTCAAAAGAACAAGTTCAAATGCTTAGAACTATTCAGTCTATTCGACAAAAAGAAGCAAGAAGAGCATTTCCAACAACGGGTAACCGAAAACTCATTTGCATCCTAATGGGATTTAAAGACAAGGCTTTTACGAAAACCCAAGCCGATTTCAACAACCTCTTCAACCAAGTAAATTATTCGGCCAACGGGGCTACCGGAAGCGTAAAGGACTACTACCTTGAAAACTCCTTCAACAAATTCAACCTTACAGTAACCGTGGCCGGTCCATATACTGCAAGCCAAAACATGGCATACTACGGCGCAAATGATTCAAACGACAATGACGTGAAGCCAGATGTCTTAGTTACAGAAGCAGTAACCGCAGCCGATGCAGCAGTGAATTATGCCGATTTCGATAACGACAACGATGGTAATGTCGATGGGGTTTACGTGATTTATGCCGGTTACGGAGAAGAAGCCGGGGCATCTGCCAATGCAATTTGGGCCCATGCATGGGAAATTCCGTCAAAAACACTTGATGGCAAAATAATTTCAAGTTATTCGTGTTCGGCAGAGTTGGAATCGAACTCCGGCTCTACGATGACATCTATTGGTGTTATATGCCACGAATTTGGCCATGTACTTGGTGCACCCGACTACTACGACACCAACTATGACACAGGAGGCCAGTTTGACGGAACCGGGGATTGGGATTTAATGGCCGGAGGGTCATGGAACAATAACGGTATAACTCCGGCACACCACAATGCCTACACCAAAGTAATGGTTTATGGATGGGCTAATGCAACTACGCTAGAAGAAGGAGCCTCAATCACTATGCCCTCATCGCAATCTAACTCATCTGCATTTTATAGGATAAATACTACAACTGCAAACGAATATTTCCTTATGGAAAATCGTCAGCAAACAGGCTTTAATGTGGCAAATCCTGGTCACGGACTTTTAATATTCCACGTCAGCAAAGATGTTGAGGCTCATTATAGCAACAACGACATTAATGCCAAGGCACCTCAAAACATGTATCCGGTATGCGCTTCAGCCACTTCAAACCCAGGATCGACGGCCGCATCCTATGGAAGTATTAGTTCTGCCAGTTGTCCATTCCCAGGCTCATCAAACAAACGGGAGTATACAGACGCATCCATGCCATCAATGAAATCGTGGGCAAGTGCAAATACAGGGAAACCAATTACGAACATTTCCGAAAATACGACTACAGGAATAATCACATTCGATTTCAACGGAGGATATTTAGGAAATCCAACGGGGTTCACCGCGACTCAAATGAGCACTTCTCAAATTGACCTTGCTTGGACAAAATCAGAGAATCGTGACGTAGTTGTTGCATTCTCCCTTACTCCCAATTTTGGATCACTAATTGACGGCACAACCTACAGCCAAGGAGAAGCAATAGTGGGTGGTGGAACGATTCTGGTTTTCGGAGATGCAAGCAACTTTCCGCACACAGGCCTAGTCAATAACAAAACCTACTATTACAAAATCTGGACAAAACTATCAGCAACACCAACCTATTCGCCTGGAGTTGAACGGCAGGCAACAACAGCAACGGGAGACCCGAATGGATTTACAGCAACCCCAATCGCTACTTCTCAAATTGACCTTGCTTGGACAAAATCAGAGAACAAAAACGTAGTTATCGCCGTCTCTCCAACGCCAGCCTTCGGAACATTAAATAACGGCACAACCTACAGCCAAGGAGAATCGATTCCTGGAGGTGGAACAATTATTGTTGCGGGTGATGCAACGAGTTTTTCGCATACTGGATTAAACAGTAATACAACCTATTACTACAAAGCTTGGTCGACTCTTTCAGCAACTCCGACCTACTCTCCAGGAACAGTTGAAAATGCAACTACCATGTGCAGCGGCACTATTGCTCTTCCTGTTTTTGAAGATTTTGAAGATGCGACACTCCCTGGTTGCTGGACGATTGACGACCATCAAGGCAATGGACAAATATGGCAATTTGGAAACATTGCCGAAGGACTAAGTGGAACCTACGCCTATCTTAACTCGGATGATTTTGGTGGCGGCAACTCTCAAAATGCTGATTTAGTAACCCCGTCAATCACCTTAAATGGAGCAAACTCGATAACCCTCTCGTTTAGACATTATTTTAGGTTTTACGAGACAGGCGAAAGCGCCCAACTTTCATATAGCATTGACAATGGTACAACTTGGGTAGAACTAGACAAATGGACTGCATCGACAACAAACCCTGCAAACTACAAGAAAATAATTACCGCTATTTCAGGCAAACCTTCGGTAAAATTTAAGTGGAACTATACCGGAACATATGGCTACTACTGGTGTGTAGACGACATCAGAATAGCTGAAACAACAGCAGCCGATTTTATTCCAGACTTCAACGCAGATCTGCTAACCGTTAATATTGGAGAGGCCACAATTTTTACGAATCTTTCAAACGGAACGATCACCGCCTACGCATGGGATTTTGGTGATGGAGCAAGCCCAGCAACAGCAACCACTGCTGGACCTCATACCGTTACATATGCCACTGCTGGAATGAAAACAGTAGCCTTGACCGTAAATGGAAGTGTTACCGAAACAAAATCAGCTTACATAACGGTTGTTGATCCGAATGCTCCTGCCGTAGTTGTTAGTTGGGATTTTGAAGATAGCAATCTATTGTCCGACGATGGCATAACTCAAAATTCCACCAAAACAATCACATCGAACTCAAGCGGAACGATCAGCTATGCTGGTGGATCAGGAGGAACAGGAACCATTGCCATTTCGAATACAGGTTGGGACAACGGCAACAATACAAAAGCTTGGCAAACCGAGTTTAGTACATTGGGATATAACAATATTAAAATCTCATCCAAACAGCGAAGCTCCACCACAGGTCCAAAAGAGTTTAAACTCCAATACAAAACCACTGGCTCTACTTGGATTGATGTTCCATCGAGCAATATAACAGTGGCAGCAAATTTTACTGCAGGCGTATTGACGGAACTTGCATTACCCGATGAAACCGGAAATCAATCATCCGTAACCGTTCGATGGATAATGAGAAGCAACCTGCAGGTTGGATCAGGAGACGTCGCCTCAAGTGGGACTAGCCGCATAGACGACATTCTGGTTATCGGAAAAAAAATCAACGCAAACTTACAATACACCCTTACTATTTCAAAAATTGGAAACGGAACTGTCAGTCCAACAGAGGGAGCCAAAAGCTACGATGCAGGAACTGTGGTGTCACTTACCGCTACCCCCGACCAAGGATGGAAGTTCGACAAGTGGGAAATCGACGGAACAACCATTTCTACCGCATCAGCGAATGTTACAATGACTGCAAACACTGCTGCCAAGGCTACATTCTCGTTACTAAACGGGGTTACTGAAATGGATTATCAACTAAAAGTTTTCCCAAATCCATTCACATCATCAATAACGATTGAAAGCGCACTAACAATCAACAATTTAATCATTGTAGACCTATTCGGAAAAACACTGATTAGGGACAACAATATTGGCAAATCACTGCATACCATGAATTTATCAGAATTGTTTCCTGGTAGCTATATGATAAGGATTGAAGCTATGGACAACTCATTCCAAACGATAAAAATCATTAAGCGATAA
- a CDS encoding FAD-dependent oxidoreductase codes for MKKIERHPILTVPKGGEQKFLFEGKPVKGEKGFTIAAALHQAGFPIHSHSVEHRERSLECGIGKCGACEMLVDGQIKRICITLVDGVKEVKEVPQNHTPEPIPVDKNHSTKIYKTTVAIIGAGPAGLACRELLLQHSIENIVIDNNATIGGQFNMQTHQFFFFEKVKKFGGMRGFEIAKTLAGDSHEGIFLDSTVWDILEGKRIAVKNLKTSEIYYVEADHLVVASGAVPFMPPFENDDVPGVYTAAVVQKMMNQEFTLLGKNILTVGAGNIGYLTSYQLMQAGANVKAILEAMPNEGGFPVQANRVRRLGIPIMLNKLLMKALPNENRDGIIGAVIADCVNFKPIPGTEQIIEGIDAINICTGLVPDDQLLIKGQEVFGRFCYGAGDAIRIGEGTSAVLRGKEVAFQILQELGAKFKYDEYLTTAKEYIDSQQHPTRVIEKPFEPTEDRKLKPYVQIDCLYGFACNPCQFACPHGAITKSSTSTVPNINYDKCIGCMECVYQCPGLAIFGYNIAKEWLFLPIEYEVQEGAEVFLVNNQGEKLGEGVIEKILTKKNKTNIARVKSTTIHGNELSNVRGFIVKENYPEPVTLSKTTIKAQEKTYICHCDDVSFDEILSTIGNRKFISADEIKHTTRLGMGACRGKRCIKRLKTALIPLGIQIVGDATPRGPLSNQVEMGELYPKNVAPTYITGINGKKATVIKVKSLVAGGGIGGSALFRYMAEAGMKPVLLNYGRGASWRNIAGGRPAFSLPEIADIATKSHEIFKDLEKLSSIDYRPTNYVTFAHDEATYKALEASRAWSNARMVEPKDFKKEVSPFFNQNLNTYQSALITSDCWQATPGKTIDLIRKIGLAKGGEIKEDCELISVHKNGNGYVVLVRDHDKSYIEYHADVFVNAMGPGAEKYSSMLGHELGLYSVKHQAFITRRLPWMGVNGDPLGMLIDRRKYKGFVAVYGQQMAETGQIIGCASPATDPQQAEKNLKINTQEFLEIASEVFSSWIPQLSSVGFQAIWAGYYVEPRMYIDPAEGLFLGLRGQGFMLGMQLAKMYVDTLNGKPVPEYFQRLGLAGDGLPEKAFK; via the coding sequence ATGAAGAAAATAGAACGTCACCCAATACTGACGGTACCCAAAGGAGGCGAACAGAAATTCCTCTTCGAAGGAAAACCTGTAAAAGGAGAGAAAGGGTTTACCATTGCCGCTGCTCTGCACCAGGCAGGTTTCCCAATACATAGTCATAGCGTTGAACATCGTGAACGCAGTCTCGAATGCGGAATTGGCAAGTGTGGCGCCTGCGAAATGCTGGTGGACGGACAAATTAAGCGCATTTGTATTACCCTTGTCGATGGCGTGAAAGAGGTAAAAGAGGTGCCTCAAAACCACACCCCCGAGCCAATTCCTGTTGACAAGAACCACTCCACAAAAATCTATAAAACTACCGTTGCCATTATTGGTGCCGGCCCTGCGGGACTTGCTTGCCGCGAATTGCTGCTTCAACACAGCATTGAGAACATTGTGATTGACAACAATGCTACAATAGGCGGACAGTTTAACATGCAAACACACCAATTCTTCTTCTTCGAAAAGGTGAAGAAGTTTGGCGGAATGCGGGGATTTGAAATTGCCAAAACCCTCGCCGGCGATAGCCACGAAGGTATCTTCCTCGACAGCACAGTATGGGACATTCTTGAAGGCAAGCGAATTGCAGTAAAGAACCTAAAAACTAGCGAAATTTATTACGTGGAAGCCGACCACCTTGTGGTAGCTTCAGGCGCGGTTCCCTTTATGCCACCGTTCGAGAACGACGATGTTCCCGGGGTATATACCGCCGCGGTAGTTCAAAAAATGATGAATCAGGAGTTTACACTCCTCGGCAAAAACATACTCACCGTTGGTGCCGGTAACATTGGATACCTCACCTCCTACCAGCTTATGCAGGCAGGTGCCAACGTGAAGGCCATTTTGGAGGCAATGCCCAATGAGGGTGGATTCCCGGTACAAGCCAACAGAGTAAGGCGCCTCGGAATTCCAATTATGCTCAATAAGCTGCTTATGAAAGCACTTCCAAACGAAAATCGCGACGGCATTATTGGGGCCGTTATTGCCGATTGCGTAAACTTCAAACCCATTCCAGGAACGGAGCAAATAATTGAAGGCATCGATGCCATAAATATATGTACCGGACTTGTTCCCGATGATCAATTGCTGATAAAAGGCCAAGAAGTTTTTGGTCGATTCTGCTACGGTGCAGGCGATGCCATACGCATTGGAGAAGGCACCAGCGCAGTTCTAAGAGGGAAGGAAGTTGCGTTCCAAATTCTACAAGAATTGGGTGCAAAATTCAAGTATGATGAATATCTAACCACTGCAAAGGAGTATATTGATTCCCAACAGCATCCAACTCGAGTTATTGAAAAACCGTTTGAGCCAACCGAAGATCGCAAGTTAAAACCGTACGTTCAGATTGACTGTCTCTATGGATTTGCCTGCAACCCGTGCCAATTTGCCTGCCCTCATGGAGCTATTACCAAAAGTTCCACCAGCACTGTGCCTAACATCAACTACGACAAGTGTATTGGGTGTATGGAGTGCGTTTACCAATGTCCGGGCTTAGCTATATTTGGATACAACATTGCCAAGGAGTGGCTATTTCTCCCTATAGAATATGAAGTTCAGGAAGGTGCCGAAGTTTTTCTGGTGAACAACCAAGGCGAAAAGTTGGGTGAAGGCGTTATTGAGAAAATTCTGACAAAGAAAAACAAGACCAATATAGCTAGGGTAAAATCCACAACAATACATGGGAATGAGCTATCCAACGTTCGCGGATTTATTGTAAAAGAGAACTATCCCGAACCGGTAACCCTCTCAAAGACGACAATTAAGGCTCAAGAAAAAACATACATCTGCCATTGCGACGATGTTTCGTTCGACGAAATTCTATCTACCATTGGTAACCGTAAGTTTATCTCCGCCGACGAAATAAAGCACACCACCCGATTGGGCATGGGCGCCTGCCGAGGCAAACGATGTATCAAACGGTTAAAAACGGCGTTGATCCCATTGGGCATTCAAATTGTGGGAGATGCCACTCCCCGCGGACCGCTAAGCAATCAGGTGGAGATGGGCGAACTCTATCCCAAAAATGTTGCACCAACCTACATTACCGGAATTAATGGTAAAAAGGCAACCGTAATAAAGGTTAAGAGCCTTGTTGCCGGCGGAGGAATTGGTGGAAGTGCCCTATTCCGCTATATGGCCGAAGCAGGAATGAAACCCGTGCTGCTGAACTATGGACGTGGTGCCTCTTGGCGAAATATTGCCGGTGGCCGTCCCGCTTTTTCACTACCCGAAATTGCGGACATCGCCACGAAAAGCCATGAGATTTTCAAGGATCTTGAAAAACTTAGCAGTATTGACTATCGCCCCACCAACTACGTAACGTTTGCCCACGACGAAGCCACCTACAAAGCGCTTGAGGCGTCACGGGCCTGGAGCAATGCCCGCATGGTTGAACCAAAAGACTTTAAAAAAGAGGTATCCCCCTTCTTTAACCAAAACCTCAACACCTATCAATCTGCGCTAATCACCAGCGATTGTTGGCAAGCAACGCCAGGCAAAACAATTGATTTGATCCGCAAGATTGGTCTTGCCAAGGGTGGCGAAATCAAGGAGGACTGCGAACTCATCAGTGTACACAAAAATGGAAACGGGTATGTTGTGCTCGTTCGCGACCACGACAAAAGTTACATCGAATACCATGCCGATGTTTTTGTAAACGCCATGGGTCCAGGTGCAGAAAAATACTCCAGCATGCTTGGTCATGAGCTTGGTCTTTACTCCGTAAAACACCAGGCATTTATTACTCGCCGCCTTCCTTGGATGGGTGTCAACGGCGATCCGCTTGGAATGCTTATCGACCGCAGAAAATACAAGGGGTTTGTTGCCGTTTATGGCCAACAGATGGCCGAGACAGGCCAAATCATAGGTTGCGCTTCGCCCGCCACCGATCCACAACAGGCGGAGAAAAACCTGAAGATAAACACCCAAGAGTTCTTGGAAATAGCGTCCGAAGTGTTCTCGAGCTGGATACCTCAACTTTCCAGCGTAGGATTCCAAGCCATTTGGGCAGGATACTATGTGGAACCAAGAATGTATATCGATCCGGCCGAAGGACTTTTCCTCGGTTTACGCGGTCAGGGATTCATGCTGGGCATGCAGCTGGCCAAAATGTATGTGGATACCCTCAATGGAAAACCCGTTCCAGAATACTTCCAGCGACTTGGTCTTGCAGGCGACGGACTACCCGAAAAAGCGTTTAAGTAA